The region CTGTTTTTTCAAGTAAAGTTGCCTGATAGGTGATAAGCATGTTTGATATGGTGGGCTACTGATAACTGAATAGTACATGATACCATAGCCGACCTGAATTATTCCTAAAATTAAAGGCGGGCACGCTGAGAGATTGCCGCTTCAACAAGCTCGACAGGTTTCCCGTACTTGAGTTTTGAAAGCTGTATGATAGCCTGGGCAATCTTCTCATTGCGGGCTTTCTTCAGTTCGTCCATATCTTTTGTCATATCGACCGAGAAAGGTTCGACAGGTTCATTGTTTACAATCGTTTTCATGTACCCATGGAAGCGTTCGATATTGATCAAGTCACTTTCATTGAAACGGGGCTGGAACTCACGAGCTAAGTAGGATGCATCCGTTACTCCGACACGGAATGACATGAGAGTACCAACGTTACCGAATACTGCATTTTTCACTTCCTCATCCATCTGTCCGATAAACTGGTTTGCCACGGTCAGACTGAGATGATATTTTCGTGCCTCTGAAAGAATGACGGCAAAGTCAGGTGTTGCGAAGTTCTGGAACTCATCTACATACAGGAAAAAATCACGACGGTCTTCTTCCGGAGTATCCACCCGGCTCATAGCCGCAGCCAGGATCTTCGGAATGATAAGAAGTCCCAGGAACGTCGAGTTCTCTTCTCCCAGTTTTCCTTTGGATAAATTGATCAAAAGAATTTTCCCGTCGTCCATCACATTCCTGAAATCAAATGATGATTTTGATTGTCCGATAATATTTCTCATCATTTTGTTCGTAACGAAACGTCCGAACTTCGAAACGATATAATCCAGAACTTCGGATTTATGAAAATCTGAAGTCTGGGCGATCTGATCAGTCCAGTATCTTCGGACAATCGGGTCTTTCACTTTCGGCAAAAGCTCCTGAACAAATTTCTGATCGGTCATAATACGTACGATTTCGATAAAGGTTGAGCCTTCTTCGGACATAATGGTCAGCATGGCATTACGGACAGCATGTTCGAATCTCGGACCGATAATACCAGTCCTTTGGGGATCGTACAGTTTGTACATCAGGTTGATGATGGCTCCCGTGATGAAGTGCTTCTGCTCCTCAGTTTGTGCTTCCAGGAGATTGAGACCCATCGGACGTTCGGTTTCTGAAGGATCAAACAGAATAACATCTTCGGCGCGTTCCGGCGGGATATATCTTAGAGTATCATCTATCAAATCTCCATGAGGATCGATGACGCAGACACCTTTTCCGTCATTGATATCCTGTTTTATCATCTCTTTCAAAAGTTCTGATTTTCCTACACCGGTTTTTCCGATGATATACATGTGGCGCATTCGGTCTTTAAGGTGAATATTGACGGGCCGTCTGACACCTCGATAGTAGCCGTAGCCGATATGTGTCCCTCCGGTCATAGGGACTTCAGCCGCTACGGAAGCTGATTTTGCTTTCAGCCATTGGATATTAGGTGTTTCCACAGTCTTGTTCGGGAAATGAAACATTGATGCCAGTTCATCCACGGTCATAATCGAAGTAAGTTTTGTCCCGGGCATCTCAAATGCGGGAAAGAACTTGTAGATAAAGTTCATCATAAATCCTGACTTAAACCATATTTTAGGACTCGTCAGTTCATTGTGATCGGAATCAAATTGGGTAAAAGCGTTGGTGATATTTCGTAGATGAGCGTCGGCAGTGTCACTGTTTTTGGCCGATACAACAATGCGTATCATAGTCTCAAAGGCAGGTTTAGACGTTTTTTCATCAATTTTTTCCAGAGTTTTCTGTGAAGTCTCAAATGTCGCTTCATTCGGGTCGGCCTCTTTCTTTTTGGTACTGGAGATAAATGATCTTCCTTCTGATTTCCAGCTTGAATCCGCTCCGCGAATCAGGATCTGGATGATTGCCCCTTCATCATCATCCATCTTTGAAAGGGCAGAGGTAATTGCCGCCATCGTGTCGTTCGGGATATCGCGGTATGTTTTCAATGGCATGTATGTCTCCTTGCTTGCTTTCATTGCCTGAAAAGCAACTTTACCGTGCTCGGTAAAAATATTCGGTTCATCCACTTTTTTGATATCCGCGGACGGATAGTATCCGTAGATAGTTTTTTCAACCAAATCAACAATCTTGCTTGGAGCAGACACATAGAACCGGATATCTGATTTTGTCCCCACAATCTCAAATGCCATGGCATCACTAACATCCAAAAAACTCAGCCAGCCGCTGCTCTTTTTAAGAGAAGAGAAGGATGCAAACATCTGTTCAGCCGCATCAACCTTGATCTCATTGTCTTTCGGGACTATCACCTGAAGGGTGATCATTTCATATGCCATTTGTTCCCGTTTTTTCAATCGGATATAGATCACCAGGAGATATGTGAAACCAATAGTAAGAAGCGACGCAATGATTGCGCCGATGACTACAAAGCCGAAGAAAATGAGCCGGCTGATGACACCGTCAAATAATGCTTGATCCATAAAATAATTATACAGGAAATCCACGTATCGGGATATTTAAGCTGTAAGAGGAGGGTAAAAATCACTTCAAAAGAGCGTTTACTTTCTCTACAAATTGAGGCGGCGACATATCGCTTTTTATCCAGTGGTCAGCCGCTTTTGCCAGTCTCTTTTTATCATTATCACTGGCATCAAGATTGGTCAAAAAAATTACCGGGCATTTTAGCTTTATCTGCTCTTCGGTTAAAGCATCCATAATCTCAAACCCATCCATACCGGGCAGCATTACATCAAGGAGTACGAGATCCCAGGTATTTTTTTTAATCATATCAAAAGCCTTCTTGCCGTCAACGGTCCCCGTGACATCATAGTGTTCGTTTTTCAATAGATCGGAATAGAGCTGATGCAGAAACTGATCATCCTCAACAAGAAGTATCTTTTTTTGAGCCATATGCCCACCAGTATATCACAAAAAAACCCTCCGAAGAAATCGGAGGGTTTTAAGGTTTTTACTTAGCGAGTGACTTGGATTGTGCCGCCATTTGCATCCGGTGCATAGATGGTTACACGATTGTTTTCAGCTGATGCTTCGTATCCTGTGTCATAAGCTGTACAGTCAGTGATGTCTGCTCCCTGGTTACTG is a window of Candidatus Roizmanbacteria bacterium DNA encoding:
- a CDS encoding type IV secretion system DNA-binding domain-containing protein codes for the protein MDQALFDGVISRLIFFGFVVIGAIIASLLTIGFTYLLVIYIRLKKREQMAYEMITLQVIVPKDNEIKVDAAEQMFASFSSLKKSSGWLSFLDVSDAMAFEIVGTKSDIRFYVSAPSKIVDLVEKTIYGYYPSADIKKVDEPNIFTEHGKVAFQAMKASKETYMPLKTYRDIPNDTMAAITSALSKMDDDEGAIIQILIRGADSSWKSEGRSFISSTKKKEADPNEATFETSQKTLEKIDEKTSKPAFETMIRIVVSAKNSDTADAHLRNITNAFTQFDSDHNELTSPKIWFKSGFMMNFIYKFFPAFEMPGTKLTSIMTVDELASMFHFPNKTVETPNIQWLKAKSASVAAEVPMTGGTHIGYGYYRGVRRPVNIHLKDRMRHMYIIGKTGVGKSELLKEMIKQDINDGKGVCVIDPHGDLIDDTLRYIPPERAEDVILFDPSETERPMGLNLLEAQTEEQKHFITGAIINLMYKLYDPQRTGIIGPRFEHAVRNAMLTIMSEEGSTFIEIVRIMTDQKFVQELLPKVKDPIVRRYWTDQIAQTSDFHKSEVLDYIVSKFGRFVTNKMMRNIIGQSKSSFDFRNVMDDGKILLINLSKGKLGEENSTFLGLLIIPKILAAAMSRVDTPEEDRRDFFLYVDEFQNFATPDFAVILSEARKYHLSLTVANQFIGQMDEEVKNAVFGNVGTLMSFRVGVTDASYLAREFQPRFNESDLINIERFHGYMKTIVNNEPVEPFSVDMTKDMDELKKARNEKIAQAIIQLSKLKYGKPVELVEAAISQRARL
- a CDS encoding response regulator, which translates into the protein MAQKKILLVEDDQFLHQLYSDLLKNEHYDVTGTVDGKKAFDMIKKNTWDLVLLDVMLPGMDGFEIMDALTEEQIKLKCPVIFLTNLDASDNDKKRLAKAADHWIKSDMSPPQFVEKVNALLK